The Streptomyces sp. RKND-216 genomic sequence GCTGACAGCGGCCCAGCGCACCGAGGCGCAGCGCGCCGCCCTGGACCGCGCCGCGTCTCTCGGCATCGGCTCCGTTCACGAGTGCGGCGGCCCCGACATCTCCAGCGAGGACGACTTCACCGGCCTGCTCCGTCTCGCCGCCGGGAGCGAAGGCCCGCGCGTCACCGGATACTGGGCCGAACCCGTCACGTCCGCGAAGGACGCCGCGCGGGTCCGGGATCTCGGCGCCGTCGGCGCCGCCGGAGACCTGTTCGCGGACGGCTCCCTCGGCTCGCACACCGCGCACGTGCACGCCCCCTACGACGACGCGCCGCACGGCCACGGTGCCGCCCACCTGGACGCGGACGCCGTCGCCGCCCACGTCGCCGCCTGCACCGAGGCCGGACTCCAGGCGGGGTTCCACGCCATCGGCGACGCCGCCCTGACCGCCGTCACGGGCGGCGTGCTGCGCGCCGCCGAACGACTCGGCGCCGACCGCGTGCGCGCCGCACGGCACCGCATCGAGCATGCCGAGATGCTGCACGAGGACCACATCGCCGCGTTCGCGGCCCACGCCCTGACCGCGTCCGTCCAGCCGGCCTTCGACGCCGCCTGGGGCGGCGAACACGGCATGTACGCCCGCCGCCTGGGCGCCGCACGTGCCCGCACCCTCAACCCGTACGCCGCGCTGCTCCGCGCCGGTGTCCCCCTTGCCCTGGGATCCGACAGCCCGGTCACGCCGCTCGACCCCTGGGGAACCGTCCGCGCCGCGGCGTTCCACCGCACCGCCGAGCACCGCATCTCCGCCCGCGCCGCGTTCGCCGCCCACACCCGCGGCGGCTGGCGCGCCACCGGACGCGACGACGCCGGCACCCTTGTGCCCGGCGCTCCCGCGGACTACGCCGTGTGGCGCACGGGTGAACTCGTCGTCCAGGCCCCCGACACCCGGGTCGCGAACTGGTCCACCGACCCGCGCTCCGGCACCCCCGGTCTCCCCGACCTCACCCCGGGCGTCCCGCTTCCCGTCTGCCTGCGCACCACCGTGGCCGGCCGCACCGTGTACACGCGTCCGAACGAGTGAAGGGCGGGCGCCCGATACCGCCGAACGGCGCCCCCCGAAGCCCCCGGCAGGCCCGTGGAGACCCGGAACCCACCTGGTGCGACGGCGAAACGCCGCAGGCCGGGGGGATGTTGACACACCGCGCATCCCGCCCGGTAGGTTCGGCCGAGTCCACCACAGGACGTCCGACCGGGGGATCCTGTACGCGGTCCCCGAGCGCCGCTGGGCCATGGGGTGGTGCGTCGCACCGGCACACCACCACTGGGAGCCAGGTCCAGCGTCCGCAGCCCGGGGGCGGAAGGTTTCGCCTGGTCGGCAGGTGTGACCCGGGTGGGGCCCGGGCGCTCAGTAGACAACGGCTCTCGGTCGACCCGCAGCCAGCGGGCCCCAGGTCGGCCCGAAGGGCGCCGGGCCCCCATCCGCAGCCTCCTCACGTCCCCACCCGCGGCCCCGCGACGCGCCCCCTTCGATGTACCGTCGGGTCACATCGAGATCCCCACGACCACGAGGGAAGACGCGACCGTGCCATCGGGCCCCGACACCACCGAAGACACCGCCCGGAGCGGGCCCGCCGAGCCGCCCCCGGCCGCCGCCCCGGGGCCACGCACCCTCCCTCCGGCCCGGAGCCCACCTCCGCCGCGGAGAAGCCCGCCGGAACGGCCGCCCCGAGCCCCACCGTCCGTCTCGCCTCCGGCGGGCGCCCCGGGAGGATGCGACGCGCCGGCGCCCTTGTCCGGCGCGAGGCCCTCCGCACGGCGGCCGCGCTGCTCGCCGGCCTCGCCCTGGCCCTGGCCTTCCCGCCGTACGACCTGTGGCCGCTCTCCCTGGTCGCCGTCGGCGCCCTCGCCGTCCTCACCCACCGCCGTACGGCCCGCCAGGGCGCCTGGACCGGACTGGTCCTCGGCATGGCCTTCTTCGTCGGCCTGCTGAAGTGGCTGAACGTCATCGGCTGGGACGCCGTCCTCGGGCTGTCCTTCCTCCAGGCGCTCTTCCTCGCCGCGCTCGGCGCCGGCCTCGCCTTCACCTCCCGCCTCCCCGCCTGGCCCCTGTGGGCGGGCTGCCTGTGGGTGGCGGAGGAATGGGCCCGCGACCGGCTGCCCTTCGGCGGTTTCCCCTGGGGCCGTCTCGCCTTCGCCAACACCGGCTCGCCCTACACGCCGCTGGCCGCGCTCGGGGGAGCCCCACTCGTCACGTTCGCGGTCGCGCTGACCGGCACCCTTCTCGCCGCTGCCGCCCTCGGAGCCTGGCGCCTGCGCCGCACCGCCGCCCCCGTACGCGCCGCCGAACCGGCAGACCGAGCCCCCGTACCGGACGCCGCACAGGCCGGCCCCCGCCGCCGCTCCGCCCTCCAGACCGCCGCCGCGTGCGCGCTCGCGGCGGTCGTCACCGCCGCCGGCTACGCCGTCCCGGTCCCCACCAAGGTCGCCGACACCGTCGACATCGCCGTGGTCCAGGGCGACGTCCAGCAGCCCGGCATGGACTTCCTCGGCCGCCCCATGCTCATCCTCGACAACCACGTCGAGGCCACCCTGAAGCTCGCCGACCGCATCGACAAGGGCGAGGTGGACCGTCCCGACCTGGTGATCTGGCCGGAGAACGCCTCCGACCTGGACCCCCACAAGCACCGCGCGGCCCACGACCGCATCGACGAGGCCGCCGACGCGATCGGCGCCCCCATTCTCGTCGGCGCCCTGGTCGACCATCCGACGGAGGAGGGATACGTCGAGAACCAGGGCATCGTCTGGGACCCGCGGACCGGCCCCGGAGCCTCCTACACCAAGCAGCACCCCGTGCCGTTCGGCGAGTACGTGCCCTTCCGTGATGTGCTGAGCACGGTCATCACGCGCCTCCAGCGCGTCCCCCGCGACTTCTGGCCCGGCGACCGCACCGGCGTCCTGCAGGTGGGGCCCGCCCGCCTCGGCGACGTCATCTGCTTCGAGATCGCCTACGACGAGATCGTCCGCGACACCGTCAACGACGGTGCCCGCGCCCTGGTCGTGCAGACCAACAACGCCACCTACGGCCGCACAGGCCAGCCCGAGCAGCAGCTGGCCATGTCCAAGCTGCGTGCAGTCGAACACGGCCGGGCCATCGTGACCGCCGCCACCAGCGGCATCAGCGCGATCGTCGCCCCGGACGGCACCGTCGAGCAGCGCACCGAGGAGTTCACCCAGGACGTGCTGCTGGCCGAACTCCCCCTGCGCGACGACATCACGCTCGCGGACCGTGTGGGCGCGGCACCCGAATGGGCACTCGCTATCGTGGGCCTCCTGTCCTGCGCGTGGGCGCTCGTCCTCCGCCGCCGGACACGCGGCACGGCACGCCTGGCGGAGGGACGGCAGCAGTGACACACGGCGGACAGCGGAGCTACGGCCCCCCGGGGGACGTCCTCGTGATCATTCCCACCTACAACGAGGCCGACAACATCGCGCCCGTGGTGGAACGTGTCCGTGAGGCTGTGCCCGCGGCGCACGTACTGGTCGCCGACGACAACAGCCCCGACGGCACCGGCAAGCTCGCGGACGAACTCGCCGCCTCCGACGACCACGTGCACGTGCTGCACCGGCGCGGCAAGGAGGGGCTCGGAGCGGCCTACCTCGCCGGATTCCACTGGGGTCTGGAACGCGGCTACGGCGTGCTGGTCGAGATGGACGCCGACGGCTCCCACCAGCCCGAGGAACTGCCGCGCCTGCTGCACGCCCTCAAGGGAGCGGACCTGGTCCTCGGATCCCGCTGGGTGCCCGGCGGACGCGTCGTCAACTGGCCCCGCTCCCGGGAGTTCCTCTCCCGCGGCGGCAGCCTCTACTCCCGTGCCCTGCTGGACGTCCCGATCCGGGACGTCACCGGCGGCTACCGCGCGTTCCGTGCCGAGACGCTGCGCGGCCTGACCATGGACGCCGTTGCCTCCCAGGGGTACTGCTTCCAGGTCGACCTCGCCCACCGCGCCGTCCGCGCCGGCTACCACGTCGTCGAGGTGCCCATCACCTTCGTCGAGCGCGAACGCGGCGACTCCAAGATGAGCCGCGACATCGTCGCCGAGGCGCTGTGGCGCGTCACCGCCTGGGGCGTCGAGGGCAGGGTGAAGCGCGCACTCGGCCGCAGGCACACTTGAGACATGAGCAACGGCGCACCGAATCCGTTTCAGCCACCGCACCGTGACGGCCACGAGGCCCCGCAGGAGGGCACGGGCCGTCCCGGCGGCCCGGACGGCGGGGGGCGGACGGCGCGGCGCCGCTCCCCGGCCCGTACCCTGGCCCCGCTGATCGTCGCGGCCTGGGCGGTGCTGGAGATCTGGCTGCTCACCGTCGTCGCCGACGCGGCCGGCGGCCTCACCGTCCTGCTGCTGCTCGCAGGCGGTTTCGTGCTCGGCGTCCTGGTGGTGCGCCGGGCCGGGCGGCGTGCCTGGCGGCAGTTGTCCGCGGCCTTCGCCACGCCCGGCGGGCCCGGGGAGGCCCGGGAGGGGGCGGGGCCCCGCGGCGGCAACACCTTCGCGATGCTTGGCGGCCTGCTGCTGATGGTGCCGGGCCTGGTCTCCGACGCCGCCGCCCTGCTGTGCCTCTTCCCGCCGACCGCGAAGCTGCTGCGCCGGGGCGCGGAGCGACGGCTGTCCGGCCTGGCCGGCGGCGATCTGGGTGATGCCATGCGGCAGGCGCGCAGCGCACAGGAACAGGCCCGCATCCACCGCCCGGACGGACGGATCGTGCAGGGCGAGGTCCTCCGCGACGACGACGGCCCCCCTGCGCGCTGACCCGCCCCCACGAACGGCGTACAGGGGCGCGGCACCCGGCACACCGGGAACGGTGGGCACGGAGGCGGACGGGGGAAACGGACACGACAGCGGGCCGGGGCGGCCGCACCGTGAAGGTGCGGCCGCCCCGGCCCGTGCGCCTGCTGCCTCGGCTCAGGCGGACTTGCGCTTGCTGTCGCGCGGATGCACGGCGATGTTCATGGTGCCGGAGCGCAGCACGGCCAGCCGTTCGGCCAGCACCTCCTCCAGCTCCTCGCGCGTGCGGCGCTCCATGAGCATGTCCCAGTGCGTACGCGCCGGCTTGCCCTTCTTCTCCTCCGGCCCGTCACCGTCGACCAGGAGTGCCTGTGCTCCGCACACCTTGCACTCCCACTCCGGCGGGATCTCGGCCTCAACCGAGAACGGCATCTCGAAACGATGGCCGTTCTGGCATGCGTACTCCACGGCCTGGCGCGGTGCCAGGTCGATACCGCGGTCCGTCTCGTAGCTGGTCACCACGAGTCGCGTGCCGCGAAGAGCTCGCTCACTCATGAATCGTGCCTCCCGGGCTGGTCGCCCACAGGACAGGTGTCGCTGTCGTCGTCATCGAAGTCAACGTCTCGTCGGCGGTGAAGATTCCCGTAAGGGGACATGCGTCGCCCGTCGTGCCGCGTCGAATGTTGCGATACCCGCCGACGCCCGGTTTGTCACATGTGACAGAGGTTGTCACCCGGCGTTGCTCGCCGCGGTGCATGCGGTCACGGTCCATCCGGCGGGCCAAAGGCGTACACTACCGCCCCGCACCGCCCCGGGCTAAATCCGGTCCGGTTCCGGGTTGCCCACGGCGGCCGCCGCCCGTGCCACCGGCACCCGTGCCAGCAGGACGAAGCCCAGCACGAAGAAGACCACCAGCGAGATGATCGCGTCCCGGTAGCTGCCGGTCAGCTGGTACGTCAGCCCGAAGAGCAGCGGACCGAGCCAGCTGGTGCCCCGGTCGCTGATCTCGTACAGGGCGAAGTACTCCGCCTCCTTGCCCTTCGGTATCAGCTGGGCGAACAGCGAACGCGACAGTGCCTGGCTGCCCCCGAGCACCAGGCCGATCGCCGCCGCCAGCGCGAAGAACCACACCGGCGCCCCGGCGGGCAGGAACCAGCCCGCCCCCACGGTGGCCGTCCACGCCACCAGTGACCCCAGGATCGTCCGCTTGGCGCCGTACCGCTGGGCCAGGCGGCCCATCAGCAGCGCCCCGGCCACGGCGAGCACCTGCACCAGCAGCACGGCGGTGATCAGCGTCGTCTGCTCCATACCGAGCTCCTCCGCCCCGAACACCGACGCCTGGGTGATCACTGTCTGCACCCCGTCGTTGTAGAGCAGATAGGCCCCGAGGAAGAGCAGGGTGAGCGGGTACCGCCGCAGGTCCCGCACCGTCGCCAGCAGCTGCCGTCCGCCGCCGCCCAAGGAGATCCGGCGACCGCCCCCCGCACCCGCCACCGGCCGTTCCCGCAGCCGGCGCAGCGGCACCAGTGTGAACAGCCCCCACCACAGGCCGGCCGAGGCGAGGCAGATCCGCACCGCCGTTCCCTCGTCCACGCCCAGCGAGTCGTGCCCCAGGAAGACGGCCAGGTTCGCCACCAGGACCAGTGCCCCTGCGGCGTAGCCGAACGCCCAGCCGCGCGAGGACACCTTGTCCCGTTCGTGCGGCAGCGCGATCTGCGGCAGGAACGCGTGATAGACCACCACCGCCGCACCGAACGCGACGTTCGCGAGGATCAACAGCGCCCCGCCCAGCAGATACCTGTCGCCGGACAGGAAGAACATCCCCGTGGTCGCGCCCGCTCCCAGGTAGGCGAAGAAGCCCAGGATCGGCTTCTTCCTCCCCGTGCGGTCCGCCAGCGCGGCGGCCACCGGCATCACCAGCACCGACAGCAGTACCGACGCCGACACCGAGTAGGCGAAGAAGGAGCCCGCACGCACCGGAACACCCAGCGGGTGCACGAAGCCCTCGGGGTCCGCAGCGGCCTTCGCCACCTCGGTCAGGTACGGGCCGAGGAACACCGTGAGCACGCTGGTGGAGAAGACCGAGTTCGCCCAGTCGTAGAAGTACCAGCCCCGCTGCTCCCGGCGGCGCTCGGCCGCACCGCCCTCCGCCGCCCGCTCCGCGACCGCGTCCATCCGGATACCTCGTCCCCTCCACGCCGGGCTCCGCCGCCTCGAAAGGGGGGACGTCCGGTCGCGCGGCGCCCGCGGTCAGCCCTGCCAGGCCCCCCGCGCGGTCAGCACCTCACGCAACAGTTCGATGTGATCGGTCATGATGCCATCCACGCCCAGCTCCAGCAGCGCCCGCATCGTGTCCGCGTCGTTCACGGTCCACACGTGCACCTGCATCCCCAGCCGGTGCGCCGCCCGTACGAACGCCGCGTCCACCACCCGGATCCGCCCGTGCCGGACAGGCACCTGCACGCACACCGCGCCGCGCCGCACCGGAAGCGGCAGTCCCCACGAACGCAGCCGCAGCGCCCGCACTCCCCTCGTCCCCAGCGACGTCGCCAGCCGCGGACCCGCCAGCTCCTGCGCCCGCGCCACCCGGCGTTCGTCGAACGCGCCGACGCACACCCGGTCCCAGGCGTCCGCCGTCTCCAGCTCCGCCAGCAGCGGGGCGAGCGCGGCGTCCGCCTTGACGTCGATGTTCCACCGCGCGTGGGGCAAGGTCTCCAGCAGGTCGGAGAAGAGCGGCACCGGTTCCTTCCCGGCGATCCGCACCCGCCGTACCTGCTCCCACGTCAGGTCCGCGATCCGCCCCCGGCCGTCGGTGACCCGGTCCAGGGTGTCGTCGTGGAAGGCGACGAGGCGGCCGTCCGCGGTCGCGTGCACGTCCGTCTCCAGGTAGCTGTACCCCAGGTCCACCGCCCGCCGGAACGCGGTCACGGTGTTCTCCAGGCCCTCGACGGCTCCGCCGCGGTGGGCGAAGGCCAGGGGCGGCGGACGGTCCAGGAAGGGGTGTCGTATCTCGGTCACCGACGCAGTATCGCGCGCACCCCGCGCGGACCGTCCGCCGCCCCGCGCGGGTCCGCTGCGGCCACCCGGCTCCGCCCGCGGTCCGGAGCCGGCACCGCGAAGACGCGCAGGAAGACCTGTGCGAGGGGCCCGATCGCCAGCGCGTAGAGCACCGTGCCCGCGCCCACCGCACCGCCCAGCAGCCACCCGGTGGCCAGCACCGCCACCTCGATGCCGGTACGCACCAGCCGCACCGACATCCCGGTCCGGGCGTGCAGGCCGGTCATCAGCCCGTCCCGCGGTCCCGGCCCGAACCGTGCCGAGATGTACAGCCCGGTCGCCACGCCGTTCAGCACCACCGCGCCCGCCAGCAGCGGAATCCGCACCGCGAGCGCCGTCGGCTCCGGGCTCAGCCACAACGTCGCGTCCATCGCCAGCCCGACCACGAACACGTTCGACACCGTGCCGAGCCCGGGCCGCTGCCGCAGCGGCACCCACAGCAGCAGCACCACCGCGCCCACGATCACCGACACGATGCCGATGGACATCCCCGACAGCTCCGCAACGCCCTGGTGCAGCACGTCCCAGGGCCCCAGGCCCAGTTCGGCCCGCACCATCCACGCGGCGCTGGCACCGTAGAGCACCAGGCCCACGTACAGCTGCACCAACCGGCGCGCGAGACGACGACCCGACCCGGGGGAGACGGACACGGGGAACCCCTTTCTGGCGACCATGGACCGACCGTGGCAGCATGTGGCCTGAAAGACTGAGAAAAACACGGCCAATCAACGACGAGTGGACTGGATGCGGATGGCTCCCTGGACATCGGCGGTGGGTGCGCCGCAGCTCGCCCGCCTCCTCACCTCCCAGCACACCGGCACCTCGGGCCGCACCGGCCCCGTCCGGCCCGCCTACCGGCGTCTGTGCGACGGCATCCGCATCCTCGTCCTCGAAGGCCGCGTGCCCGTGGGCGCGCGTCTCCCCGCCGAACGCGAACTCGCCGCCGCGCTGAAGGTCTCGCGCACCACCGTCGCCACCGCCTACGAGGCCCTGCGCGCCGAGGGCTACCTCGCCTCCCGGCGCGGCGCCGGAAGCTGGACCGCCCTGCCCGAGGGCAGCCCGCTGCCCACCGGCGGCCTGGAACCCCTCCCGCCCGAAGCGGCCGACACCATGATCGACCTCGGCTGCGCCGCTCTCCCCGCCCCCGAACCCCACCTCACCGCCGCCTTCGAGTACGCCCTGACCGAACTCCCGCCCTACACCCACACGCACGGCGACTACCCGGCAGGCCTGCCCGTGCTCCGCGAGGCCGTCGCCCGCCACTACACCGCGCGCGGCGTCTCCACCATGCCCGAACAGATCATGATCACCACGGGGGCGATGGGCGCCCTCGCCGCCCTCACCCGCCTCTTCACCCCCCGCGGGGAACGCGTCGCGGTCGAACACCCCTCCTACGCCAACATCCTCCAGCTCCTCCGCGAATCCGGCGTACGCCTGGTGCCCGTCGCCCTGTCCGACCGCCGCCCCGGCTGGGACCTGACCGCCTGGCGCCAGGTGCTCCGCGACTCCGCACCCCGCATGGCCTACGTCATCCCCGATTTCCAGAACCCCACCGGCGTCCTCGTCGACGACGAGCAGCGCCGGGACCTGGTCACCGCCGCGCGCGCCGTCGGCACCCTCCTGGTCGCCGACGAGACCATGGCCGAACTCACCCTCGACGACGTGCCGGGGCAGCGGCCGGTCGCCGCCTTCGACACCGGCGGCTCCACCGTCGTCACCGTCGGCTCCGTCAGCAAGACCATCTGGGCCGGGCTGCGCATCGGCTGGATCCGTGCCGCGCCGGAGACCGTACGGAGCCTGACCGCCGCCCGCGCCTACGCCGACCTGGGCAGCCCGGTCCTGGAACAGCTCGCGGTCGCCCACCTGCTGGACACCGACTGGGAACCTGCGATGCGGCTGCGCCGCGACCGCGCCCGGGAGAACCGCGACGCCGTCACCGGCGCACTCCGGCAGCACCTGCCCGACTGGGAGTTCGCCCTGCCCCACGGAGGCCTGACCCTCTGGGCGCGCACCGGCGGCCTCTCCGGCTCGCGCATCGCCGAGGCCGGCGAACGCCTCGGCGTGCGCGTCCCCGCCGGCACCCGGTTCGGCGTGGACGGCGCGTTCGAGGCGTACGTACGGCTGCCGTTCACCCTCGCCGACCCGCTGGCCACCGAAGCGGTCGCCCGGCTGGCAGCCGCCGCGGACCTGGTGCGCTCCGGCGCCGTCGGCGGCAGCCCCACTCCGCGCAGCTACGTCGCCTGACCCGCCCCCGCCCTCACCGGGCCCGCCGGAGGCGGTCCAGTGGCCTGTGCGGCGGCCCGCGCCGCACCCGCCGGCTGCCCCCGCTCGGGCAGCAGCGCCAGCACCGCCTGCCGTTGCGCCTCGTCGGTCTCCTCGTCGTGCGGGTCCGGCGTCGCCGGCACCTGCAGGCGCAGCACCGGACCACCGCCCAGCCGCGCGTACCCGCGCCCCCGCGGCGGCTGCGGCGCCGGCGCCGCAGCCGGGCCCTCGCCCAGCACCGCACGCACCTGGTCCGCCGACTCCGGCCCCAGCACCACCCGCGCCCGCGTGTACGCCCGCACCGCCTGGGCCAGCGCCTGCGCCCCCTCGAACTGCTCCGCCACCACGACCGTCACGTACGCGGCCCGCCCGTGCCGCAGCGGCACCTCCAGCAGCTCCTGCGGGTCGCGGCGGCCCTCCGCGCGGGCTAGATGGCTCAGCAGCGCCGGCCGGTCCACCACCACCCACAGCGGCCGCCGCACGTCCGCCGGGACAGGGTCACCCGCCTGCCGCGCCCGGTGCCCCGTCAGCAGCCGCCGCTCCGTCTCGTGCACCACCCACTCCAGCGCGGCCAGCGCTCCCACCACCGACGACTCCACCGCCGGCACCCCCGGCCGCCCGGTCAGGAACGCGAACTCGCCGGCCCCGCCGCCGTCCACCACCAGCACGTCCCCGTGCCGCAGCGCCTGCAGCGCCACCGAACGCAGCAGCGTGCTCGCCCCCGACCCCGGATTGCCCAGTACCAGCAGGTGCGGCTCGGTCGAACGCGGCCCGGTGCGCCAGACCACCGGCGGCACGTCCCGCGAACCCCAGCCGTCGGTCACCGGCAGCGTCCGCGGAACCGCCCCCTCGTCGGTGAAGCCCAGCACCGTCTCGCCCGGCGAGGTGACGAACGGCTGCGCCACCACGTCCGCCGGAAGCGGAGGCAGCACCGACAGCTCCAGCCGGTTGCGCTCCTCGTCCCACCCGAAGCGGTACTCTCGTCCCCGCCCGGCCTTCGCGTCCAGCACCCGCTCCACCCGCTGCCGCTGCTCGGCGTCGCAGTCGGCGAAGTGCGCCGGATAGCGCAGCAGCAGCCGCTCGACGCGGCCCTCCCCGGTCAAGGAGAACTCCTCGAAGCTGCGCTCGTAGGTCCCGTCGTGGGCGTAGAGCGGCTCCTCACCCGGCTCGTCCGCGCGGGCGAAGCACGGCACCAGCGCCTCGTACAGCGACTGCAGCCGGGCCAGTTCCTCCGGGCCCGGACCCGTCTCCGCCGGTCCCTCCGCGCCGTCGCCGCCCCGGCCCTTCCACCCCGCGACGACGAGCAGCGCCCCGACCGCCAGCACAGGCCCGTACGGCAGCAGGTACACGCACATGAGACCCACGAAGACCAGCGCGCCCACCGGACCCCGCCGTTCCTGCGGTGCGGCCTGCCACCAGGCGCGGCCTTCGTACGTCAGCCTGCGCAGGCCGCGGCCGACCATCACCAGCGGCTGGAGGACGTCCGCGGCGCCGTCCGCGCCGGCCCGCGCCGCGCCCCGGCTCCTTCGGACCGCCTGCATCGCTCCGCTCCCGAGCCCCGTCAGACCGGGCAGTGGCAGCAGACCCACAGCCTCTCCTCCCTCAAGCGCCGCCGGCACCTCACCGCGTCCACCGTCCCGGTCCTAGAGCTGGAGGCCGCCGATCAGGCCCGCGAGCGTCTCGCCACCTGCCTTGATGCCCGGCGCGATGGCCGTGCCCGCCAGGTAGAAACCGAACAGCGCGCACACCGCGAAGTGCGACAGCTTCATCCCGTCCTTCTTGAAGAAGAGGAAGATGACGATGCCGAGCAGCACCACGCCGGAGATGGACAGAATCATGGAGACTCCTGGACTAGGGGACCTTCACCATGAGCTGTTCCACCATCACAGAAAGTATTATAGGGAGGAAAGCCGCAAATGGGTGATTCACCGGTCGTCGGCGGGAGCGTCGCCTCACCCGGCTGCGTCTTCTGCCGTGTCGTCGCGGGTCACGCGCCCGCCCACCGCGTGCTCGAGGACGCCACCGCCGTCGCGTTCCTCGACACCCGCCCCCTGTTCCACGGCCACGTCCTGGTGGTCCCGCGCCGGCACGCGGAGACCCTCACCGACCTCACCGAGGACGAACTCGGTCCGTTCTTCGCCCGTGTCCGCCGCACCACGGCCGCCGTCGAGGACGCGCTCGGCGCGGCCGGCACCTTCGTCGCCGCCAACAACCGCGTCAGCCAGTCCGTGCCCCACTTCCACGTCCATGTCGTCCCCCGGAACCGCAAGGACGGCCTGCGAGGTTTCTTCTGGCCCCGTACCCGGTACGCGGACGAGGCGGAAGCGGAGAACGTGGCGGCCCGGCTCCGCGCGGCGCTCGCCGCCGCAGACGGCTGACCCCGCCCGGTCGCCCGCGCCCACCGGACTCACCGGACTCACCGCCCCCGCCGCAAAGGGAGCGAGGAAGGAGCGGGGCATGCTCTTCACCGACCGCGCCGAAGCAGGCCGGCTGCTCGCCGAACGGCTGGGCCACCAGCGCGGCAACCGTCCAGTGGTCCTCGCCCTGCCGCGTGGCGGCGTGCCCGTCGCCCACCCCGTGGCCCACGCCCTCGACGCGCCCCTGGACGTCGTGCTCGTCCGCAAGCTCGGCGTCCCCAGCCACCCCGAGGTGGCGTACGGTGCCCTCGGCGAGGACGGCGTCCGCGTCCTCAACCCGGACGTCCTCGCGGCCGCCCACGCCGGCCCCGGTGAACTGGAGCACACCGAGCGGGCCGCCGAGACGGAACTCGCACGCCAGGCCCTCCGCTTCCGCGGCGACCGCCCCCGCGTCCCTCTGGACGGCTGCACGGCGATCCTCGTCGACGACGGCATCGCCACCGGAGCCACCGCCTCCGCCGCGTGCCGCGTCGCCGCCGCCCACGGCGCCGCCCGCGTCGTCCTCGCCGTCCCCGTGGCGCCCCCCGACA encodes the following:
- a CDS encoding amidohydrolase family protein produces the protein MVVEGGHIAWVGSEGAADSFADGVDDVLHLEDALVTPAFTDAHVHTTATGLALTGLDLSSAATLADALARVAAHAAARRADRVLLGTGWDATAWPEQRHPTRAELDAATGGRPLYLTRVDVHSALVTTAMLELVPGVTGLDGYAPDAPLTGAAHHAVRAAAHGSLTAAQRTEAQRAALDRAASLGIGSVHECGGPDISSEDDFTGLLRLAAGSEGPRVTGYWAEPVTSAKDAARVRDLGAVGAAGDLFADGSLGSHTAHVHAPYDDAPHGHGAAHLDADAVAAHVAACTEAGLQAGFHAIGDAALTAVTGGVLRAAERLGADRVRAARHRIEHAEMLHEDHIAAFAAHALTASVQPAFDAAWGGEHGMYARRLGAARARTLNPYAALLRAGVPLALGSDSPVTPLDPWGTVRAAAFHRTAEHRISARAAFAAHTRGGWRATGRDDAGTLVPGAPADYAVWRTGELVVQAPDTRVANWSTDPRSGTPGLPDLTPGVPLPVCLRTTVAGRTVYTRPNE
- a CDS encoding MFS transporter yields the protein MDAVAERAAEGGAAERRREQRGWYFYDWANSVFSTSVLTVFLGPYLTEVAKAAADPEGFVHPLGVPVRAGSFFAYSVSASVLLSVLVMPVAAALADRTGRKKPILGFFAYLGAGATTGMFFLSGDRYLLGGALLILANVAFGAAVVVYHAFLPQIALPHERDKVSSRGWAFGYAAGALVLVANLAVFLGHDSLGVDEGTAVRICLASAGLWWGLFTLVPLRRLRERPVAGAGGGRRISLGGGGRQLLATVRDLRRYPLTLLFLGAYLLYNDGVQTVITQASVFGAEELGMEQTTLITAVLLVQVLAVAGALLMGRLAQRYGAKRTILGSLVAWTATVGAGWFLPAGAPVWFFALAAAIGLVLGGSQALSRSLFAQLIPKGKEAEYFALYEISDRGTSWLGPLLFGLTYQLTGSYRDAIISLVVFFVLGFVLLARVPVARAAAAVGNPEPDRI
- a CDS encoding glycerophosphodiester phosphodiesterase; this encodes MTEIRHPFLDRPPPLAFAHRGGAVEGLENTVTAFRRAVDLGYSYLETDVHATADGRLVAFHDDTLDRVTDGRGRIADLTWEQVRRVRIAGKEPVPLFSDLLETLPHARWNIDVKADAALAPLLAELETADAWDRVCVGAFDERRVARAQELAGPRLATSLGTRGVRALRLRSWGLPLPVRRGAVCVQVPVRHGRIRVVDAAFVRAAHRLGMQVHVWTVNDADTMRALLELGVDGIMTDHIELLREVLTARGAWQG
- a CDS encoding polyprenol monophosphomannose synthase, producing MTHGGQRSYGPPGDVLVIIPTYNEADNIAPVVERVREAVPAAHVLVADDNSPDGTGKLADELAASDDHVHVLHRRGKEGLGAAYLAGFHWGLERGYGVLVEMDADGSHQPEELPRLLHALKGADLVLGSRWVPGGRVVNWPRSREFLSRGGSLYSRALLDVPIRDVTGGYRAFRAETLRGLTMDAVASQGYCFQVDLAHRAVRAGYHVVEVPITFVERERGDSKMSRDIVAEALWRVTAWGVEGRVKRALGRRHT
- a CDS encoding RNA polymerase-binding protein RbpA, whose product is MSERALRGTRLVVTSYETDRGIDLAPRQAVEYACQNGHRFEMPFSVEAEIPPEWECKVCGAQALLVDGDGPEEKKGKPARTHWDMLMERRTREELEEVLAERLAVLRSGTMNIAVHPRDSKRKSA
- the lnt gene encoding apolipoprotein N-acyltransferase, translated to MRRAGALVRREALRTAAALLAGLALALAFPPYDLWPLSLVAVGALAVLTHRRTARQGAWTGLVLGMAFFVGLLKWLNVIGWDAVLGLSFLQALFLAALGAGLAFTSRLPAWPLWAGCLWVAEEWARDRLPFGGFPWGRLAFANTGSPYTPLAALGGAPLVTFAVALTGTLLAAAALGAWRLRRTAAPVRAAEPADRAPVPDAAQAGPRRRSALQTAAACALAAVVTAAGYAVPVPTKVADTVDIAVVQGDVQQPGMDFLGRPMLILDNHVEATLKLADRIDKGEVDRPDLVIWPENASDLDPHKHRAAHDRIDEAADAIGAPILVGALVDHPTEEGYVENQGIVWDPRTGPGASYTKQHPVPFGEYVPFRDVLSTVITRLQRVPRDFWPGDRTGVLQVGPARLGDVICFEIAYDEIVRDTVNDGARALVVQTNNATYGRTGQPEQQLAMSKLRAVEHGRAIVTAATSGISAIVAPDGTVEQRTEEFTQDVLLAELPLRDDITLADRVGAAPEWALAIVGLLSCAWALVLRRRTRGTARLAEGRQQ
- the fxsA gene encoding FxsA family membrane protein — protein: MSNGAPNPFQPPHRDGHEAPQEGTGRPGGPDGGGRTARRRSPARTLAPLIVAAWAVLEIWLLTVVADAAGGLTVLLLLAGGFVLGVLVVRRAGRRAWRQLSAAFATPGGPGEAREGAGPRGGNTFAMLGGLLLMVPGLVSDAAALLCLFPPTAKLLRRGAERRLSGLAGGDLGDAMRQARSAQEQARIHRPDGRIVQGEVLRDDDGPPAR